The Rhodopirellula halodulae DNA segment GTAGTGCAAAACATAAAGCGAGAATGAAATCGGCGCGACCGCCGAAAATGCACTAATCGTCCAACCAAAACCAAACCAATTGCTTTGCCGCCATGCAAAAGCCAAAAGGACCAGAACAATTGCACCGATTAAGTGCCGTGTCTCAAGCACCGGATGAATCCCCAAGAACAACGAATCACCTCGCCGAAATGCAGCTACACAAAGGACGATCATTGGAACTGATGCAAGAGCAACGTAGCACAAAGGCGTAACAATCTCCTTCACCCGCACCTGCCCCAAATTTCGCATAACCGCCGCGGCATGCGCTCCAATCCACCAAATCCCGAAGTAGAGAAATATTCGGCTAAGTGGATTGGGCTGCAACGCATAAGTTATCCCTCCAAGAACACAGATAGATCCGACAACGTGCGAACGCACACGCCAGTCTTTTACCAAGAAGACCAACGGAAACAACATGTAGAACCACCACTCGTAATGCAGTGACCATAGCGGACTATTGCCATACAAAGGACCACAGATCGTAGCGGGCTTCGC contains these protein-coding regions:
- a CDS encoding acyltransferase family protein gives rise to the protein MKFHRLEAARGFAAVYVCVGHWVLANPSLGKVAHAFKLGQEAVMVFFVLSGFVIFWATSKPNMPIEKFRTYFAKRFTRIYSVWALAVVAMFTMASIAAGRLVFETPRRLLGNAFMLQDFVSAKPATICGPLYGNSPLWSLHYEWWFYMLFPLVFLVKDWRVRSHVVGSICVLGGITYALQPNPLSRIFLYFGIWWIGAHAAAVMRNLGQVRVKEIVTPLCYVALASVPMIVLCVAAFRRGDSLFLGIHPVLETRHLIGAIVLVLLAFAWRQSNWFGFGWTISAFSAVAPISFSLYVLHYNSIVHATYLSFLGSPVLELLAYVTITVAFCVFAEIVVYPRVRRWLAGKTVPVKSSS